The following coding sequences are from one Beggiatoa alba B18LD window:
- a CDS encoding sulfurtransferase TusA family protein, translating to MVEFTKELDASGLNCPLPILKAKKVLNTMQLGEVLHVLTTDPGSVKDFDAFARQTGNKLLSSTEENGKYSFLIEKAK from the coding sequence ATGGTTGAATTTACAAAAGAACTGGACGCAAGTGGTTTAAACTGTCCTTTACCGATTTTAAAAGCTAAAAAAGTATTAAATACAATGCAACTCGGTGAAGTTTTACATGTTCTAACGACTGACCCTGGTTCGGTTAAAGATTTTGATGCGTTTGCCCGTCAGACAGGGAATAAGTTGTTATCTTCTACAGAAGAAAATGGGAAGTATTCTTTTTTGATTGAAAAAGCAAAATAA
- the dsrE2 gene encoding sulfur carrier protein DsrE2, with protein sequence MSDTKKLAIIATKGTLDWAYPPFILASTAAALGYEVQIFFTFYGLQLLKQELNLQVTSLGNPAMEMPIPVPVLVQALPGMQSFMTGMMKKKLQQKGVASIEQLREICVEAEVKLIACQMTVDLFDLHKEDFLPTVEFGGAATFFEFAGEADITLYI encoded by the coding sequence ATGTCCGATACGAAAAAGTTAGCGATTATCGCAACCAAGGGGACATTAGACTGGGCATATCCACCGTTTATTTTAGCTTCTACGGCGGCCGCATTAGGTTATGAAGTACAGATTTTCTTTACTTTCTACGGCTTGCAGTTACTTAAACAGGAGCTAAATTTACAAGTGACCTCGTTGGGTAATCCTGCAATGGAAATGCCGATTCCTGTTCCTGTTTTGGTGCAAGCATTACCTGGTATGCAGAGTTTTATGACGGGAATGATGAAAAAGAAGTTGCAACAAAAAGGCGTTGCTAGTATTGAACAGTTGCGTGAAATTTGTGTTGAAGCAGAAGTTAAATTAATCGCTTGTCAAATGACAGTTGATTTATTTGATTTGCATAAAGAGGATTTCTTACCAACGGTTGAGTTCGGGGGTGCGGCAACCTTTTTCGAATTTGCGGGCGAGGCAGATATCACGCTGTATATTTAA
- the rnhA gene encoding ribonuclease HI: MNDEIVEAFTDGACRGNPGPGGWGVLLRYKQHEKSLCGGERETTNNRMELLAAIMALESLTRRSKIRITTDSTYVRDGITKWIHNWIKRGWKTADKNPVKNVDLWQRLYQATQQHDVEWCWVRGHTGHRENEIADTLANQGLDAALKTRQASVA; encoded by the coding sequence ATGAATGATGAAATTGTAGAAGCCTTTACTGATGGAGCTTGTCGCGGTAATCCTGGCCCTGGTGGCTGGGGCGTGTTGCTACGCTACAAACAACATGAAAAAAGTCTTTGTGGTGGAGAACGAGAAACAACCAATAATCGCATGGAATTACTCGCCGCCATTATGGCATTAGAATCTTTAACCCGCCGTTCAAAAATTCGTATCACCACCGACTCGACCTATGTCCGCGATGGAATTACAAAATGGATTCATAACTGGATTAAACGTGGCTGGAAAACGGCGGATAAAAATCCCGTGAAAAATGTCGACTTATGGCAACGACTCTACCAAGCAACACAACAACACGATGTAGAATGGTGTTGGGTGCGCGGACATACAGGACATCGAGAAAACGAAATAGCCGATACGCTTGCTAATCAAGGACTGGATGCTGCCTTAAAAACCCGTCAAGCCAGCGTTGCGTAA
- a CDS encoding DUF2887 domain-containing protein: MPTNYSSHRGTDETFYQLMQLSGSGLLKLLGFPPEIAEHYTFRAVELKEKRLRPDVEGLPALEVANERIFIEFQGYVDKFMRYRLLGNLIQACVQSRDEKPIIGIIIYTQEAYQQAALPLHQLIDGLNNPLREIVLTHYTEAQLIEADPRLIVLAPFTVSPQTDTTTLTIKAQQWVKAIHQTYPADQQAEAVNIIGLFLFSCFKKLNRQEVLNMLNLDLVNTVAGQEVLQLGRAEGKLEGKIEGKIEGRIETARLFLIEALQMRFSSITPSVLEKIQAINSPEHIEHLFKFAMRCQDLNEFERQLRLN; encoded by the coding sequence ATGCCGACTAATTACTCCAGCCATCGCGGTACTGACGAAACGTTTTACCAACTCATGCAACTCAGTGGTAGTGGACTTTTAAAACTCTTAGGATTCCCCCCTGAAATTGCCGAACACTACACATTTAGAGCCGTAGAGCTTAAAGAAAAACGCTTACGCCCTGATGTAGAAGGCTTACCCGCCCTAGAAGTTGCCAACGAACGTATTTTTATCGAATTTCAGGGCTACGTGGATAAATTCATGCGCTATCGACTTTTAGGCAACTTAATTCAAGCCTGTGTACAAAGCCGTGATGAAAAACCCATAATTGGTATTATTATTTATACTCAAGAGGCTTACCAACAAGCCGCTTTACCCTTACACCAACTGATTGATGGTTTAAACAACCCATTAAGAGAAATAGTATTAACCCACTATACAGAAGCACAATTAATCGAAGCAGACCCACGTTTAATTGTTCTAGCCCCGTTTACAGTTTCCCCACAAACGGACACCACAACGCTCACGATAAAAGCACAACAATGGGTAAAAGCCATACATCAAACCTATCCCGCAGACCAACAAGCGGAAGCTGTTAATATCATCGGTTTGTTTTTATTTAGTTGTTTTAAAAAGTTAAATCGTCAGGAGGTTCTCAATATGTTAAACCTAGACTTAGTCAACACCGTTGCAGGACAAGAAGTGTTACAACTGGGCAGAGCCGAAGGCAAATTAGAAGGGAAAATTGAAGGGAAAATCGAAGGACGAATAGAAACTGCGCGTCTATTTTTAATAGAGGCATTACAAATGCGCTTTTCAAGCATTACCCCTTCAGTTTTAGAAAAGATTCAAGCCATCAATTCTCCAGAACACATAGAACACCTGTTTAAATTTGCGATGCGTTGCCAAGATTTAAACGAATTTGAACGGCAATTACGCTTGAATTAA
- a CDS encoding class I SAM-dependent methyltransferase: MSQRALQLNRWFETAVGQRLLNIEANTLSKVLPYLFGYHLVQIGGMGQGRLLESSRIRHRCIISRYADVLQTSYSKVSSTIESLPFASDSIDVVVLPHLLEFEDNPHTILREVERILIPEGHIIIIGFNPLSLWGVWRWSFAQRKAAPWCGRFIGLLRIKDWLALLGFELVEQQTLFYAPPFYHERLMTRSPIFENMGKRLAGRFGAVYIVVAKKRVATLTPLRKPVTWSKRRKSLITSGVIPTRNDSSNAD, translated from the coding sequence ATGAGCCAACGGGCTTTACAACTTAATCGTTGGTTTGAAACAGCGGTAGGACAACGATTACTTAATATAGAAGCCAATACTTTAAGCAAAGTATTACCCTATCTATTTGGTTATCATCTTGTACAAATTGGCGGTATGGGACAAGGGCGTTTACTAGAAAGCAGTCGCATCCGCCATCGTTGTATTATCAGTCGTTACGCAGATGTTTTACAAACATCCTATTCTAAAGTTTCCAGTACCATTGAATCCCTGCCTTTTGCTTCCGATAGCATCGACGTTGTTGTCCTCCCCCACCTCCTAGAATTTGAAGACAATCCTCACACCATTCTACGCGAGGTAGAACGCATTTTAATTCCTGAAGGACACATTATTATTATCGGCTTTAATCCCCTTAGCTTATGGGGCGTTTGGCGATGGTCATTTGCCCAACGCAAAGCCGCACCATGGTGCGGGCGATTTATTGGACTTTTACGCATTAAAGACTGGTTAGCCCTTTTAGGTTTTGAACTGGTTGAACAACAAACCCTTTTTTATGCTCCGCCGTTTTACCATGAACGCTTAATGACCCGCTCCCCAATTTTTGAAAACATGGGCAAACGCCTTGCGGGACGTTTTGGCGCGGTTTATATCGTCGTTGCTAAAAAGCGCGTTGCCACCTTAACCCCTTTACGCAAGCCCGTAACATGGTCAAAAAGACGTAAATCTCTCATCACTTCAGGGGTTATCCCCACACGCAACGACTCATCCAATGCCGACTAA
- a CDS encoding YbaB/EbfC family nucleoid-associated protein, with protein sequence MRGGLGSLMKQAQEMQANLQKTQEEIANLEIGGESGGGMVKVLITGRHDVKKVTIDPSLMEDREMLEDLIAAAMNDAVRKADKLIQDKYAGVTNGLNLPTGFKLPF encoded by the coding sequence ATGCGTGGTGGATTAGGTAGTTTAATGAAGCAAGCCCAAGAAATGCAGGCAAATTTACAAAAGACACAAGAAGAAATTGCTAATTTAGAAATTGGTGGTGAATCTGGTGGCGGTATGGTTAAGGTGTTAATCACAGGTCGTCACGATGTGAAAAAAGTCACCATAGACCCAAGTCTGATGGAAGACCGCGAAATGTTAGAAGACCTGATTGCCGCTGCCATGAATGACGCGGTTCGTAAAGCTGATAAATTAATACAAGATAAGTATGCAGGCGTTACCAACGGTTTAAATTTACCCACAGGATTTAAACTGCCATTTTAA
- a CDS encoding pentapeptide repeat-containing protein, whose product MANPEHLSILQQGVVAWNAWRAKAAEWPDLSGSNLAGLNLTKADLFRANLNKVDLTNANLSGANLSGANLSEANLSKANLSKADLSEANLSESYLARTNLTDANLSEANLTKAYLIESYLSGANLSEANLFRANLFESDLFRANLTGANLFKTNLTETNLIEAYLTGASLFKATMTEADLTGAKMDDTHLDENAIKK is encoded by the coding sequence ATGGCAAACCCAGAGCATTTATCTATCCTACAGCAAGGGGTAGTTGCGTGGAATGCGTGGCGGGCAAAGGCAGCTGAATGGCCTGATTTATCAGGTAGCAATCTAGCAGGGCTAAACCTCACGAAAGCGGATTTGTTTCGCGCGAATTTAAACAAGGTAGATTTAACCAACGCTAATTTATCTGGGGCAAACTTATCAGGCGCGAACTTGAGCGAAGCTAATTTAAGCAAAGCGAATTTAAGTAAAGCCGACTTAAGCGAAGCCAATTTAAGCGAATCCTATTTAGCCCGCACCAATTTAACCGATGCGAATTTATCCGAAGCGAATTTAACCAAAGCCTATTTAATAGAATCTTACTTATCAGGCGCAAATTTATCCGAAGCCAATTTATTCCGTGCAAATTTATTTGAATCTGACCTATTCCGCGCTAACTTAACAGGCGCGAACTTATTTAAAACCAATTTGACCGAAACTAATTTAATTGAAGCCTACCTCACAGGGGCAAGTCTGTTTAAAGCAACCATGACCGAAGCCGATTTAACAGGCGCGAAAATGGATGATACACATCTCGATGAAAATGCCATTAAAAAATAA
- a CDS encoding calcium/sodium antiporter translates to MDIQLLIFFIIGLVFLVYGADILVAGASKLSLIIGISPLVVGLTVVAFGTSAPELAVSVQSAWAGQADIAVGNVVGSNIANILLILGIAAIIAPLVVSQQLLRLDVPLMIGISFLLWFLAFDGIISGIDGLILFTGIIVYTVYSIRKSRQENNPAVEAEYEEALGDVKHVDKSTKNIAKQIAFVLVGLVLLVIGSNWLVDGAVALAKYFGISELIIGLTIVAIGTSLPELATSAIASWKGETDIAVGNVVGSNIFNILSVLGLSALVSPQGIPVAESAIYFDIPIMIGVALAALPIFFTGHKIDRWEGGLFLFYYVAYLVYLIMLSTEHSWLEFFSAAMIWFIIPLTALTLGILAWRMWQAKQLAS, encoded by the coding sequence ATGGATATTCAATTGCTTATTTTCTTTATCATTGGCTTAGTGTTTCTCGTTTATGGGGCAGATATTTTAGTTGCTGGAGCTTCTAAATTATCGTTAATTATAGGAATTTCTCCATTAGTTGTTGGTTTAACCGTGGTTGCTTTTGGAACAAGCGCGCCAGAATTAGCCGTTAGCGTACAATCCGCATGGGCAGGACAAGCCGATATTGCAGTGGGGAATGTGGTTGGCAGTAATATTGCGAATATTTTACTGATATTAGGGATTGCGGCGATTATCGCGCCGTTAGTCGTGAGTCAGCAATTATTGCGCTTAGATGTGCCTTTAATGATAGGAATTTCATTTTTGTTATGGTTTTTAGCGTTTGATGGCATCATCAGTGGCATAGATGGTTTAATTCTGTTTACAGGGATTATTGTTTATACGGTTTATTCCATTAGAAAAAGTCGTCAAGAAAATAATCCCGCTGTAGAAGCAGAATATGAGGAAGCCTTAGGCGATGTGAAGCATGTTGATAAAAGTACAAAAAATATTGCCAAACAAATTGCCTTTGTATTAGTGGGGTTAGTCTTATTAGTGATTGGCTCTAATTGGCTAGTTGATGGTGCGGTTGCTTTAGCAAAATATTTCGGTATCAGTGAATTAATTATCGGCTTAACCATTGTAGCTATTGGTACATCTCTGCCTGAATTAGCAACATCCGCGATAGCGAGCTGGAAGGGAGAAACAGATATAGCGGTGGGAAATGTTGTCGGCAGTAATATTTTTAATATTCTCTCCGTATTAGGCTTATCTGCGCTCGTTTCACCACAAGGCATTCCCGTTGCTGAATCAGCAATTTATTTTGATATTCCCATCATGATAGGCGTTGCCTTAGCCGCGTTACCGATATTCTTTACAGGACACAAAATTGACCGTTGGGAAGGTGGTTTATTCCTCTTCTACTATGTCGCTTATCTTGTTTATTTAATTATGCTTTCTACCGAACATTCTTGGCTAGAATTTTTCTCGGCTGCCATGATATGGTTTATTATCCCCCTAACAGCACTGACGCTAGGAATTTTAGCGTGGCGCATGTGGCAAGCAAAACAACTAGCCTCATAA
- a CDS encoding amino acid kinase family protein — protein sequence MWVVKLGGSLANSANLPPLLDMLTRFNKQQLVLVAGGGLFADHVRHAQTIWHFSDHHAHYMAILAMEQYAWLLHSIQPNLHPARTLADIQKLTAHNKIPLWFPYQMTQAQTDIEESWAMTSDSLAAWLAQQLQASRLILVKSAPTPAPNTTLEQLIQQGIIDPCLPRYSQQIPVTCIHYADLETRLTR from the coding sequence ATGTGGGTTGTTAAATTAGGCGGTAGTTTGGCAAATTCAGCCAATTTACCGCCATTACTGGATATGCTCACCCGTTTCAATAAACAACAACTTGTTTTAGTCGCGGGGGGAGGTCTGTTTGCCGACCACGTTCGCCATGCGCAAACTATTTGGCATTTTTCTGACCACCATGCGCACTACATGGCAATTCTGGCAATGGAACAATACGCATGGTTATTACACAGCATACAACCCAACCTACACCCCGCGCGAACCTTAGCCGACATACAAAAACTGACTGCCCACAATAAAATCCCGCTCTGGTTTCCTTACCAAATGACCCAAGCACAAACCGACATCGAAGAATCTTGGGCAATGACCTCCGACAGTTTAGCCGCATGGTTAGCTCAGCAACTACAAGCCAGCCGTTTAATTCTAGTCAAATCCGCGCCCACACCCGCCCCAAACACAACGTTAGAACAACTCATACAACAAGGCATTATCGACCCTTGCTTACCCCGCTATAGCCAACAAATCCCCGTGACCTGCATACACTATGCAGACCTAGAAACACGACTGACACGCTGA
- a CDS encoding DUF2760 domain-containing protein, with the protein MASFINRLSLAIKLFLRTLTDDVFAQQIQQLTTPTTNPSDLPNNAPTNTQTPAHSLKEASPDAALQLLGLLQSEARFIDFIEEDIASYTDADIGAAARVIHEGSRKTLRKHFTIQTIRTESEESRLTLPAGFDSQRVRLVGNVVGSPPFNGKLIHRGWEVTAINLPKIIEGHDLKIIVPAEVEL; encoded by the coding sequence ATGGCTTCGTTTATCAACCGTTTATCGCTAGCTATCAAACTGTTTTTACGAACACTGACCGATGATGTCTTTGCACAACAAATACAACAACTCACCACGCCAACGACTAACCCATCTGATTTACCCAATAACGCACCAACAAACACCCAAACGCCTGCCCATTCTCTCAAAGAAGCCAGCCCCGACGCAGCGTTACAACTCTTAGGCTTACTCCAAAGCGAAGCCCGTTTTATAGACTTTATCGAGGAAGACATCGCCAGCTACACCGATGCAGACATCGGCGCGGCAGCGCGAGTGATACACGAAGGCAGTCGCAAAACCCTACGCAAACACTTCACCATCCAAACCATCCGCACTGAAAGCGAAGAATCACGCCTCACATTGCCCGCAGGCTTTGATAGTCAGCGCGTGCGCCTTGTAGGTAACGTTGTTGGCTCGCCCCCCTTCAACGGCAAACTCATCCATCGCGGATGGGAAGTTACCGCCATCAACTTACCGAAAATTATTGAAGGACACGATTTAAAAATCATCGTCCCCGCTGAGGTAGAACTATGA
- a CDS encoding Hsp70 family protein, giving the protein MNRYAVGIDLGTTHCILSAIDLSLSDGEKVAQQVQAIPQLVNVGAIDERFVLPSFIYLPHPDELNPQELTLPWVTQTEVITGEFARQLGVTTPIRLISSAKSWLCHAGADCRAPFLPLDAPEEINKLSPLQASVHYLRYLHQVWDFAHPDHPLAEQSLTITIPASFDPAARELTAEAMQLAGMGHAVLLEEPQAALYNWIQSTQGDWRKQVNVGDVILVVDMGGGTTDFSLIIVTENDGNLILNRVAVGDHILLGGDNMDLALAYVLKAKLAKEGKQLENWQIQALTHGCRIAKESLLADTNLDNVPVIVPSRGSRLIGGTLRTELTRDEVTQTLVNGFFPDIPISARPVSRARTALTQLGLPYAQDAGVTRHLANFLSRQIDAITEYNGYTAPANSQFIHPSAILLNGGVFKAQALTNRLLQVINSWLSAENAEPVRMLTGSDLDLAVGQGAAYYSYVRQGHGVRIRGGLANAYYVGIEGSMPAVPGLEPPIEALCVAPFGMEEGSSAELPPQEFGLVVGEAVRFRFFGSSVRRDDHVGTLLESWNEEELVELPEIEANLPAEGRKTGEVVPVRLNARVNELGILCLEAIPRTGSERWQVEFSVREK; this is encoded by the coding sequence ATGAACCGTTACGCCGTCGGTATCGATTTAGGAACAACACACTGCATCTTATCCGCCATTGATTTAAGCCTATCCGACGGCGAAAAAGTTGCACAACAAGTACAAGCCATTCCCCAACTGGTTAATGTCGGGGCAATAGATGAACGTTTCGTACTCCCCTCTTTCATTTATTTACCCCATCCAGACGAATTAAATCCACAAGAATTAACCCTACCTTGGGTCACACAAACGGAAGTCATTACAGGCGAATTTGCGCGACAACTTGGTGTTACAACCCCTATTCGCCTTATTTCCAGCGCAAAAAGCTGGCTCTGTCACGCAGGCGCAGACTGTCGCGCCCCCTTTTTACCCTTAGACGCACCCGAAGAAATTAACAAACTATCCCCACTACAAGCCAGCGTCCACTACCTCCGCTACCTACACCAAGTTTGGGATTTTGCCCACCCAGACCACCCCCTAGCAGAACAAAGCCTTACCATCACCATTCCCGCATCATTTGACCCCGCAGCCCGCGAACTCACCGCCGAAGCCATGCAACTCGCAGGCATGGGACATGCCGTTTTACTCGAAGAACCCCAAGCCGCCCTATACAACTGGATACAATCCACACAAGGCGACTGGCGAAAACAAGTCAACGTCGGCGATGTTATTCTTGTCGTTGACATGGGAGGCGGAACAACAGACTTCTCATTAATTATCGTCACTGAAAACGATGGCAATTTAATCCTCAACCGTGTTGCAGTGGGCGACCATATTTTGCTAGGCGGAGACAATATGGACTTAGCCCTTGCCTACGTCCTAAAAGCCAAACTTGCCAAAGAAGGCAAACAACTAGAAAACTGGCAAATTCAAGCCCTCACACACGGCTGTCGAATCGCAAAAGAAAGCCTATTAGCCGATACCAATTTAGACAACGTCCCCGTTATCGTCCCCAGTCGTGGCTCTCGCCTCATTGGTGGCACACTCCGCACAGAATTAACCCGCGACGAAGTCACCCAAACACTGGTTAATGGCTTCTTTCCTGATATACCAATCTCTGCCCGCCCTGTTTCCCGCGCCCGCACCGCACTCACACAACTAGGCTTACCCTACGCACAAGATGCAGGCGTAACGCGCCATCTAGCCAACTTCTTAAGCCGTCAAATCGATGCCATAACGGAATACAACGGCTACACCGCCCCCGCGAATAGCCAATTTATCCACCCTAGCGCAATACTACTAAACGGTGGCGTTTTTAAAGCCCAAGCCCTCACAAACCGCTTACTACAAGTCATCAATTCATGGTTAAGCGCAGAAAATGCCGAACCTGTGCGGATGCTGACAGGTAGCGATTTAGATTTAGCCGTCGGACAAGGCGCAGCTTACTACAGCTATGTTCGCCAAGGGCATGGCGTGCGGATACGAGGTGGTTTAGCCAATGCCTATTATGTTGGGATTGAAGGCTCTATGCCCGCAGTACCTGGACTAGAACCACCGATAGAAGCCCTATGTGTTGCCCCCTTTGGCATGGAAGAAGGCAGTAGTGCCGAATTACCCCCACAAGAATTCGGCTTAGTCGTCGGCGAAGCCGTACGCTTTCGCTTTTTTGGCTCATCCGTGCGCCGAGACGACCACGTAGGCACTTTATTAGAATCATGGAACGAAGAGGAACTTGTTGAACTGCCAGAAATTGAAGCCAACTTACCTGCGGAAGGACGCAAAACAGGTGAAGTTGTCCCTGTTCGACTCAACGCCCGCGTCAACGAACTCGGCATTTTATGTTTAGAAGCGATTCCCCGCACAGGCTCAGAACGCTGGCAAGTAGAATTCAGTGTTCGGGAAAAATAA
- a CDS encoding tetratricopeptide repeat protein: MGIEFVGRVAELQRFQSLLNKKQGELWAICGEGGLGKSSLLREFVTHCERQKRDYLFIDVEQLSTYKTAAEFLLSLSATHLPEFEKAQQKAHGIYQTVQTQLQTGFETFKPEWQGVITGLKETYITEEYEKQFAAVVDKHFTLFLSAVSKMWHSKADAEKKRIAENIEGYLINSLKTLCKAHPIIFIDTYEHLEVKIALNEQFIATQLTQQFETSQHITTCSLKNWINRWLDFLSQHGAIVIVTGRQFKIWRNNVTYLSRFTDSEILTVIRLSPYPILKQLIEHKVIALIKAGHHFNYSQFRTILKTDTQCQKNALIQVLKKLSFDGSPLWLAVGLNLVALLLKEGKDIIALAQEDDTLKRCFEEIDGTLESDEIQHASCKMAIFNRITRQLPDEVVENAWRLALPCYLDKDILQTLLGDSAEYLIELYKNLQILNFKRSEGQFFLHESIRDLLVFYAKSKNYWNSELTNQLHKQLADLFAKKAKRNAVFLEKITVEWLDLSLAEEMYFHQHGGQTVDLESCLGKEQYWLARACQAIEKNKGNAWGWFWLGYILSKLNRYEEALASYDEAIQFKPDNALAWFNRGNVLSNLNRYEKALASYDKAIQFKPDDAEAWLNRGVALWKLGLFTEAAKNFDDCLKIQPNNLLALSNDIELALVQNDLERMQRRLTVALPLLKNNDQAFVVIPFLQWVANPESSLQALFFAIQEHLPIIKVDGDFSDIQPAILRLSPVHQQIAQQFIDYFQGKISVETLQANVTVANAS, encoded by the coding sequence ATGGGCATCGAATTCGTGGGACGTGTCGCGGAGCTTCAGCGGTTTCAATCTTTATTAAATAAAAAACAAGGGGAGTTATGGGCAATTTGTGGCGAGGGTGGGTTAGGGAAATCTAGCTTATTACGCGAATTTGTAACGCATTGCGAGCGACAAAAGCGGGATTATTTATTTATCGATGTTGAACAGTTATCAACTTATAAAACGGCTGCCGAGTTTTTATTAAGTTTATCCGCTACGCATTTGCCAGAGTTTGAGAAAGCACAGCAAAAAGCACACGGTATTTATCAAACTGTACAAACACAATTACAAACAGGGTTTGAAACGTTTAAACCTGAATGGCAGGGTGTGATAACAGGCTTGAAAGAGACATATATAACAGAAGAATACGAAAAACAATTCGCGGCAGTTGTCGATAAACATTTCACTTTATTTCTCAGTGCCGTTTCTAAAATGTGGCATTCAAAAGCAGATGCGGAAAAAAAACGCATTGCTGAAAATATTGAAGGTTATTTAATTAATAGTCTAAAAACTTTGTGCAAAGCACACCCTATTATTTTTATTGATACTTATGAGCATTTAGAGGTAAAAATAGCATTAAATGAACAGTTTATAGCAACACAATTAACGCAACAGTTTGAGACATCTCAACACATCACAACCTGTTCGTTAAAAAATTGGATAAATCGCTGGTTAGATTTTTTAAGTCAACATGGTGCAATTGTGATTGTTACAGGACGACAATTTAAGATATGGCGAAATAACGTTACTTATCTGTCCCGTTTTACCGACAGCGAAATTTTAACCGTTATCCGTTTGTCTCCCTATCCTATTCTTAAACAACTGATTGAACATAAAGTTATTGCTTTAATTAAAGCAGGACATCATTTTAATTATTCCCAGTTTCGCACCATTTTAAAGACCGATACACAATGTCAGAAAAATGCGTTAATTCAAGTTTTAAAAAAGTTATCTTTTGATGGCTCACCCTTATGGTTAGCAGTGGGATTAAATTTAGTGGCGTTGTTATTAAAGGAAGGCAAAGACATCATTGCATTAGCCCAAGAAGATGACACGTTAAAACGTTGTTTTGAGGAAATTGACGGCACATTAGAATCTGATGAAATTCAACATGCTTCTTGTAAAATGGCAATTTTTAATCGAATTACGCGCCAATTACCTGATGAAGTTGTAGAAAATGCGTGGCGGTTAGCATTACCGTGTTATTTAGATAAAGACATTTTACAGACGCTTTTAGGTGATTCTGCCGAGTATTTAATTGAGCTGTATAAAAATCTACAAATTTTGAATTTTAAACGCAGTGAAGGACAATTTTTTTTACATGAATCGATTCGAGATTTATTAGTGTTTTACGCCAAAAGTAAAAATTATTGGAATTCCGAGCTAACAAACCAGTTACATAAACAATTAGCCGATTTATTTGCAAAAAAAGCCAAAAGAAACGCGGTTTTTTTAGAAAAAATTACAGTGGAATGGTTGGATTTATCTTTAGCTGAGGAAATGTATTTTCATCAACACGGTGGACAAACAGTCGATTTAGAAAGTTGTCTGGGAAAAGAACAATATTGGTTAGCAAGAGCTTGTCAGGCAATTGAGAAAAATAAAGGAAATGCGTGGGGATGGTTTTGGTTAGGATATATACTTAGTAAGCTAAACCGTTATGAAGAAGCCCTAGCGAGTTATGACGAAGCGATTCAATTCAAGCCTGATAATGCTTTAGCATGGTTTAATCGCGGGAATGTACTATCTAACTTAAACCGTTATGAAAAAGCCCTCGCGAGTTATGACAAAGCGATTCAATTCAAGCCTGATGATGCTGAGGCATGGCTTAATCGCGGGGTTGCTTTATGGAAGTTAGGATTATTTACAGAAGCGGCTAAAAACTTTGATGACTGTTTGAAAATACAACCTAACAATCTATTAGCTTTAAGTAACGATATTGAACTAGCACTTGTTCAAAACGATTTAGAACGAATGCAACGACGTTTAACCGTTGCGTTACCTTTATTAAAAAATAATGATCAAGCGTTTGTTGTTATTCCTTTTCTTCAATGGGTTGCAAATCCAGAATCCTCTTTGCAAGCGTTATTCTTTGCCATTCAAGAACATTTACCTATCATTAAAGTTGATGGGGATTTTAGCGATATACAACCCGCTATCCTGCGTCTTTCTCCTGTACATCAGCAAATTGCCCAGCAGTTTATAGATTATTTTCAGGGAAAAATCTCTGTTGAAACTTTGCAGGCAAACGTCACTGTAGCAAACGCATCATAA